In a genomic window of Candidatus Kaelpia imicola:
- a CDS encoding 4Fe-4S binding protein, which yields MKKSIYKIIFFALGAFTILLQTILLREYLVSFNGNELSIGIFYASWFLWIAIGATLTRKYQKISKLFPKLLKLYPFLAIFQFLLFRFFKPLASIEAWELFPLQKAIPLSILFNGPLALFTGILFTSGCQLLKNHKKSSKNIISDAYIFESLGSVIAGILITLLLINLFPATIILITCCLLFAIITSFESIYRKTKTNKILSSLSLILFSLLFIYQKPLEKYLNDIRFKQIIPDAELIETIDTPYQQISIGRYKEKIILLSNGEAIQTLPDKISSQESVSLFIAMLDMPEDILILGEGFENQIESLLDFNIKKIVNVYKDSDYFDFIKRHAPPEIERIFKEEKVKFIFKDPRNYIKEHKERYDLIIINEPEPSSAYANKLYTEEFYRLLKDNLKNNGGVAVKITSAENFLSKELKNYGSSIYHTLQTEFKKIVLIPGDNLWFFAGSRNSNITQSADELYRRGLIYIPDDYTFSPESFYSLIDKDRVQFIKDSYQNSTYNLLINSDKKPLSYFLNLLVFTEYSGLKITQTMKLLFIYGFPLFFIAILIFFILRVHYLKFIANEPQVEAVFNAKLYQLFSGSSAFIYHIVLLFLFQNIFGTIYIYIGLLSSLFMLGLAIGSLSIKKIVDKTEPFKIIILILSIQLLIYLFSFYLFKEVINNLSYQLSIPIFSSLFLFSGILTGASYPLTARVLENKQLSLLSLAGILQSLDHWGAAIGSTITGIILIPLLGISKTLLFLSILTFVILLLIKLGTNARILKKRIFSLGRLSFPYIKTSYFLFGISLLVLIGSSYIKSRPYIAEDNRVATSIRIQEKREEKRYHIFNSRELGVSSKGFAGLVDIEIRTDSNYRIIDLKIIDPKETPSYLKRVEPWLNSFKGRLLTELYRINDIDAVTSATYTSKAIIETVKKTAQKISKDFIEKEPQIDLTPPLTEILKSIIFILFILTGLYIFHRSLNSKIEILYQLLVVIILGLILQLQLSLFHIFNILNLNLPSIKNLSLWTITFMPFILALIYGRIYCGFLCPFGALQKLLNIKKIEVKPSKELDNKIRYIKYILLSIVIILFSITKNNYIFQQEPLSRLTSIFSKPGFNSLLLYIALLFSLFIPRFWCRYFCVVGALLSMFNKISLFNKIFKKRFSYCELQNNNSKDPECIQCKIECYEKR from the coding sequence ATGAAAAAAAGTATCTATAAAATCATCTTTTTTGCACTCGGAGCATTCACAATCCTTTTGCAGACAATACTCTTAAGAGAATACCTGGTATCATTTAACGGAAATGAGCTCTCAATAGGAATATTTTACGCTTCCTGGTTTCTATGGATTGCGATTGGAGCAACTTTAACAAGAAAATATCAAAAAATATCAAAACTGTTTCCTAAACTACTGAAGCTCTACCCTTTTCTTGCAATCTTTCAATTCCTGCTCTTTCGTTTCTTTAAACCCCTTGCATCTATAGAAGCTTGGGAGTTATTTCCACTCCAGAAAGCCATACCCTTAAGCATCCTATTTAATGGACCTCTAGCTTTATTCACAGGTATCTTATTTACATCCGGCTGCCAACTATTAAAAAACCATAAAAAATCATCTAAAAACATAATCTCAGATGCCTATATATTTGAATCTCTGGGCAGTGTAATAGCCGGAATCTTAATAACGTTACTTCTGATAAATCTATTCCCCGCAACAATAATTTTAATAACTTGCTGTCTTCTTTTTGCTATTATAACGAGCTTTGAAAGTATCTATAGAAAAACTAAAACAAATAAAATTCTATCTTCTCTATCTTTGATATTATTCTCTCTACTATTTATCTATCAAAAACCTCTTGAAAAGTATCTTAACGATATACGCTTTAAACAGATTATTCCAGATGCAGAATTAATCGAAACAATCGATACTCCCTATCAACAGATAAGCATCGGTAGATACAAAGAGAAAATAATACTCCTGTCAAACGGAGAGGCAATCCAAACCTTACCTGATAAGATATCATCCCAAGAGAGTGTAAGCCTCTTTATTGCAATGTTAGATATGCCTGAAGATATTCTGATACTGGGCGAAGGTTTTGAAAATCAGATAGAGTCTCTCTTAGATTTTAATATTAAAAAGATAGTCAATGTATATAAAGATAGCGACTATTTTGACTTTATAAAAAGACACGCTCCACCTGAGATAGAGAGAATATTTAAAGAAGAAAAAGTTAAGTTTATCTTCAAAGACCCCAGAAACTACATCAAAGAACATAAAGAGAGATATGACCTTATAATAATCAACGAACCTGAACCATCAAGCGCCTATGCAAATAAACTCTATACAGAAGAGTTTTACAGATTGCTTAAAGATAACCTTAAAAATAACGGTGGCGTTGCAGTAAAGATAACTTCTGCTGAGAACTTTCTATCAAAGGAGCTAAAGAATTATGGCTCTTCAATCTACCATACCCTGCAAACGGAATTTAAAAAGATTGTGCTCATCCCAGGAGATAATTTATGGTTTTTTGCAGGCTCAAGAAATTCTAATATCACTCAATCAGCCGATGAACTCTACAGGAGAGGGCTGATATATATTCCAGATGACTATACCTTCTCTCCTGAGAGCTTCTATAGCCTTATAGATAAAGACCGGGTACAATTTATAAAAGATAGCTATCAAAATAGTACTTATAATCTTTTAATCAATTCGGACAAAAAACCTTTATCTTATTTTCTAAATCTATTGGTCTTTACAGAATATAGCGGTTTAAAAATTACTCAAACAATGAAATTACTGTTTATATACGGATTCCCTTTATTCTTTATAGCAATTTTAATATTTTTTATCTTAAGAGTACACTACCTTAAATTTATAGCTAACGAACCTCAAGTAGAAGCCGTATTTAATGCTAAACTCTACCAGCTTTTTTCTGGGTCTTCTGCTTTTATCTATCATATAGTATTGCTATTTCTATTCCAGAACATCTTCGGAACCATATATATCTATATAGGGTTATTAAGCAGCCTCTTTATGTTGGGGCTGGCGATAGGCAGTCTCTCTATTAAAAAAATTGTTGATAAGACAGAGCCATTTAAAATTATAATATTGATACTATCAATACAACTGCTGATATATCTATTTAGTTTTTATCTATTCAAAGAGGTAATAAATAACCTCTCCTATCAACTATCTATACCGATATTTTCATCTCTCTTTCTATTCTCAGGCATACTAACTGGGGCATCCTACCCATTGACAGCCAGGGTTTTAGAAAACAAGCAACTGAGTTTACTTAGTTTAGCAGGTATACTTCAATCGCTAGATCACTGGGGTGCGGCAATCGGTTCAACTATAACAGGAATAATATTGATACCTCTTCTGGGCATATCTAAAACACTGCTCTTCTTAAGCATTTTAACCTTTGTTATCTTATTGCTGATTAAACTGGGAACAAACGCTAGAATATTAAAAAAACGTATATTCAGTTTAGGTAGATTATCTTTCCCTTATATAAAGACATCCTATTTCCTATTTGGAATATCTCTATTAGTGTTAATAGGGTCAAGCTACATCAAAAGCAGACCTTACATTGCAGAAGACAATAGAGTAGCAACCTCTATTAGAATCCAAGAAAAAAGAGAAGAGAAGAGATACCACATATTTAATTCCAGAGAATTAGGTGTATCATCTAAAGGTTTTGCTGGATTGGTTGATATAGAGATCAGAACAGATAGTAATTACAGGATAATAGATTTAAAAATAATTGATCCTAAAGAGACGCCCAGTTATTTAAAAAGAGTAGAACCCTGGCTTAATAGCTTTAAAGGTAGATTATTAACAGAGCTTTATAGAATAAACGATATAGATGCTGTGACCTCTGCAACCTATACATCAAAAGCTATAATTGAAACGGTCAAGAAAACCGCTCAAAAGATATCAAAAGATTTTATTGAAAAAGAGCCTCAAATAGATTTAACACCACCTTTAACTGAAATACTTAAAAGTATTATATTTATACTTTTTATACTGACTGGTCTCTATATCTTCCATAGAAGTCTAAACTCAAAGATAGAGATATTATACCAGTTGCTGGTTGTAATAATATTGGGATTAATATTACAGTTACAGCTATCTCTATTTCATATATTTAATATATTAAATCTAAATTTACCCTCTATCAAAAACCTCTCTCTTTGGACCATAACTTTTATGCCTTTTATATTAGCATTAATATACGGAAGGATATATTGTGGATTTCTTTGCCCTTTTGGAGCTTTGCAGAAGTTGTTAAACATAAAAAAAATAGAAGTCAAACCTTCTAAAGAGCTAGATAATAAGATCAGGTATATAAAATATATTCTACTCTCAATAGTAATAATATTATTCTCTATAACAAAGAATAATTATATTTTTCAACAAGAGCCACTATCTCGATTAACTTCAATATTCTCAAAACCTGGATTTAATAGTTTATTATTATATATAGCGTTGCTCTTCTCGCTATTTATACCGAGATTCTGGTGCAGATATTTCTGTGTTGTTGGAGCATTACTATCAATGTTTAATAAAATCTCGTTATTTAATAAAATATTTAAAAAAAGATTCAGCTATTGTGAATTACAAAATAATAACTCTAAAGACCCAGAATGCATACAGTGTAAGATTGAGTGTTATGAAAAAAGATAG
- a CDS encoding response regulator yields MAKKILIVDDEPDVIKVLGMRLKANNYEVISAQDGIQAVSIAHREKPDLIILDIKMPAQDGYAVYENLRMAVSTNLIPIIFLTALPPEEVEKRVQELDADGYISKPFDTENILNKIKELIPD; encoded by the coding sequence ATGGCTAAGAAGATATTGATAGTAGATGATGAGCCTGATGTAATAAAGGTGCTTGGGATGAGGCTTAAGGCAAACAATTATGAAGTTATATCGGCTCAAGACGGAATTCAGGCTGTCTCTATAGCACATAGAGAGAAACCGGATCTAATAATTCTTGATATAAAGATGCCTGCTCAGGATGGTTATGCTGTCTATGAGAATTTGAGGATGGCTGTCAGTACTAATCTGATACCGATAATATTTTTAACAGCTCTTCCGCCTGAAGAAGTCGAAAAGAGAGTCCAGGAGTTAGACGCAGACGGGTATATATCCAAGCCTTTTGATACAGAGAATATTTTAAATAAAATAAAAGAGTTAATACCAGATTAA
- the amrS gene encoding AmmeMemoRadiSam system radical SAM enzyme: protein MNTVQCKLCPKQCLIKPGSRGDCKVRYNQNGKLILLTYGRPCSIHMDPIEKKPLFHFNPGEKILSIATAGCNLHCKNCQNWQISQSNPEDIPSYSLQPQDVVSLTRKNGSNMIAYTYTEPLSYYEYTLDTSIIANSYGLQNVLVTAGYCNEKPLRKLYRYIDAANIDLKFFNDEMYRKITTGTLKPVLNALLIAKEIGLWLEITNLIIPTLNDDPKEIERMALWIKENLGADTPLHFSRFQPHYLMKNIPVTQYEMLKKAHSIARNIGLKYVYIGNVYGVKEENTYCPNCNNLLVERAGYKIINYKIEDNKCPNCLEIIAGEWRDNV from the coding sequence ATGAATACTGTTCAGTGTAAACTCTGCCCTAAACAATGCTTGATAAAACCCGGCTCAAGAGGGGATTGCAAGGTCCGTTACAATCAGAACGGTAAGTTGATCTTGCTTACTTATGGCCGGCCCTGCTCAATACATATGGATCCCATTGAGAAGAAACCACTCTTTCATTTTAATCCCGGAGAAAAGATACTATCTATTGCAACCGCAGGTTGTAACTTACACTGCAAAAACTGCCAGAACTGGCAGATATCTCAAAGTAATCCTGAGGATATACCTTCTTATTCACTACAGCCCCAGGATGTAGTCTCCCTAACAAGAAAGAATGGTTCTAATATGATAGCTTATACTTATACCGAACCACTATCCTACTATGAGTATACCTTGGACACCTCTATAATAGCTAACTCTTACGGCTTACAGAATGTACTTGTAACTGCAGGATATTGTAATGAGAAACCACTGCGTAAACTATACCGCTATATAGATGCAGCCAACATAGACTTAAAATTCTTTAATGATGAAATGTATCGAAAGATAACAACCGGTACTCTAAAGCCGGTTTTAAATGCACTCTTAATAGCAAAAGAGATCGGCCTCTGGCTTGAGATAACAAATCTGATAATACCCACATTGAATGATGATCCAAAAGAGATAGAGAGAATGGCTCTCTGGATAAAAGAGAACCTCGGAGCAGATACCCCTTTACATTTCTCTAGATTTCAACCTCACTATCTGATGAAAAATATCCCTGTCACACAGTATGAGATGCTCAAAAAAGCCCACTCAATAGCCCGGAATATCGGACTCAAGTATGTATATATAGGCAATGTATATGGAGTAAAAGAAGAGAACACTTATTGTCCAAATTGTAACAATCTATTGGTTGAAAGAGCAGGTTACAAAATAATAAATTATAAGATAGAAGATAATAAATGCCCTAATTGCTTAGAAATAATTGCAGGAGAGTGGAGAGATAATGTATAG
- the amrB gene encoding AmmeMemoRadiSam system protein B: MSKETDAKTLNASCHGWYPEEPNELKDMVYSFLDKVETTPCERPIALIEPHAGLAWSGQTAAYGYKELLSREIKYVFILGPSHRLHTDKLILPQSDYFKTPLGKIEIDKKIKEELLETEIFQATDEAFYNENSIELQIPFLQVILSDFKIIPIVVGQLNIERVEKAAEILKNYVSGDSIFIISSDFTHYGYRYDYVPFNDNIKENIRRLDYGAIEKIENLDHNGFLKYIQKTQATICGRIPIAILLSMLPKDTKARVIRYDTLGEMTGDFSTSISYVTIGFYNNNSDLNEGIPENRLTEEEKKSLLKLSRAVLESYIREKKIPKIEDLGIKLTENLKKNRGAFVTLHKKGQLRGCIGEILPRKHLYQVVIERTIDAAVNDFRFTQVTAGELDKIEIEISALTPPRKIDDYKDIVIGRDGILLKKGSRGAVFLPQVAPEQGWDLDTTLSHLSYKAGLSPHAYKEGTSFEVFQAEVFSEE; this comes from the coding sequence ATGTCAAAAGAAACAGATGCAAAGACATTAAATGCCAGCTGTCACGGCTGGTATCCTGAGGAACCAAATGAACTCAAAGATATGGTTTACTCTTTCTTAGATAAAGTAGAGACCACGCCTTGCGAGAGGCCTATTGCATTAATAGAACCTCATGCAGGTCTAGCTTGGTCTGGACAGACAGCTGCTTATGGATACAAAGAACTGTTATCTAGAGAAATTAAATATGTATTTATACTTGGCCCATCTCATAGATTACATACAGATAAACTTATACTGCCTCAAAGCGATTATTTTAAAACACCTCTGGGCAAAATAGAGATAGATAAAAAAATTAAAGAAGAGCTACTTGAAACAGAAATATTCCAAGCAACTGATGAGGCTTTTTATAATGAGAACAGTATAGAGTTACAAATTCCTTTTCTACAGGTCATTCTCTCAGACTTTAAAATAATCCCTATAGTAGTAGGACAGTTAAACATAGAAAGAGTAGAGAAGGCAGCAGAGATATTAAAAAATTATGTCTCTGGAGATTCAATATTTATAATAAGTTCTGATTTCACTCATTACGGCTATCGCTACGATTATGTTCCGTTTAATGACAATATAAAAGAGAATATAAGAAGGTTGGACTATGGAGCTATAGAGAAAATAGAAAACTTAGATCATAATGGCTTTCTAAAATATATCCAGAAGACCCAGGCAACTATATGCGGACGTATCCCGATAGCAATATTACTCTCAATGTTACCTAAAGATACTAAAGCAAGAGTTATACGCTATGACACTTTGGGTGAGATGACCGGTGATTTCTCAACCTCTATAAGCTATGTAACTATAGGGTTTTACAATAACAATTCTGATCTAAATGAAGGCATACCAGAAAACAGATTGACAGAAGAGGAGAAGAAATCTTTACTTAAACTATCCCGCGCAGTCTTGGAGAGTTATATCAGAGAGAAAAAGATTCCAAAGATAGAGGATCTAGGAATTAAACTGACAGAGAACCTCAAAAAGAACCGCGGGGCATTTGTAACCTTGCACAAAAAAGGGCAGCTCAGAGGTTGTATTGGCGAGATACTTCCAAGAAAACATCTATATCAAGTCGTAATTGAAAGAACAATTGATGCAGCAGTCAATGACTTTAGATTTACTCAAGTTACAGCAGGGGAATTGGATAAAATCGAGATAGAGATATCTGCCCTAACACCGCCCCGGAAAATAGATGATTACAAAGATATAGTAATAGGTAGAGATGGGATATTATTAAAGAAAGGTTCAAGAGGCGCAGTCTTCTTGCCTCAAGTTGCACCAGAACAAGGCTGGGACTTAGATACCACCCTCTCTCATCTCTCCTATAAAGCTGGGCTCTCACCCCACGCCTATAAAGAAGGTACAAGCTTTGAAGTATTTCAAGCTGAGGTCTTCTCCGAAGAATGA
- a CDS encoding M48 family metallopeptidase: MKRLGIISVFLLLSGCVTTGPPVYKGEIYQTQEKLKVKVLKYQLEKERDVVAVGYELLKALPDNGKSFPYLGARFIKIDQYSKELFNIVNNYGITVAYVVKESPADKAGIKRADVIKKINGRIINTERDLKYTLNNLRPGEKLDFELIRAHNLIRSTVILERVGLDINFGMLNEESVNAGASLKEVVVTYGLMRFIESEDELAIILGHELAHIVRGHIGKRIGTDLFSVLLGVAAGYGAESISPGSGDVVMRGIGGAFSSLYSREFEREADYFGVLYAYKAGYDVRAGIDIWERFAIEMPESMVRDFYSSHPTSTERLLRIEKIVRDLEEGRITVD, encoded by the coding sequence ATGAAGAGATTAGGTATTATATCTGTTTTTCTTCTGCTCTCAGGTTGTGTTACAACTGGGCCTCCGGTCTATAAGGGGGAGATCTATCAGACTCAGGAAAAGCTTAAAGTCAAAGTCTTAAAGTATCAACTTGAAAAAGAGAGAGATGTCGTGGCAGTGGGCTATGAGCTTCTCAAGGCTTTGCCGGATAACGGTAAAAGTTTCCCCTATCTAGGTGCTCGTTTTATTAAAATTGATCAATATTCAAAGGAACTTTTTAATATTGTAAATAATTATGGTATTACAGTTGCTTATGTAGTTAAAGAGTCTCCGGCGGATAAAGCTGGAATAAAGAGAGCGGATGTTATCAAAAAGATTAACGGACGCATTATAAATACAGAGAGAGATTTAAAATATACTTTGAATAATTTAAGGCCTGGAGAGAAGTTGGATTTTGAATTGATAAGAGCTCATAATCTCATAAGATCAACAGTTATCTTAGAGAGAGTTGGACTTGATATAAATTTTGGTATGTTGAACGAAGAGTCTGTTAATGCCGGGGCATCGTTGAAGGAGGTGGTCGTGACATATGGCTTAATGAGGTTTATTGAATCGGAAGATGAGCTAGCTATTATTTTAGGTCATGAACTTGCTCATATTGTCCGAGGCCATATTGGGAAACGCATCGGAACCGATCTTTTCTCCGTTTTGCTGGGAGTAGCAGCTGGATATGGAGCAGAGAGTATATCTCCTGGTAGCGGTGATGTTGTAATGCGAGGTATTGGCGGTGCATTCAGCAGCTTGTATTCCCGGGAGTTTGAGAGAGAAGCCGACTATTTTGGTGTTCTTTATGCTTATAAGGCAGGTTATGATGTCAGAGCCGGAATTGATATCTGGGAGAGATTTGCTATAGAGATGCCTGAATCAATGGTTCGAGATTTCTACAGTAGCCATCCTACTTCAACAGAGCGGTTATTAAGGATAGAGAAGATTGTAAGAGATTTAGAAGAGGGCAGGATTACTGTTGATTAG
- a CDS encoding (Fe-S)-binding protein: MILASITMLSIAVFFAFIVWLVYKRFWIKINPELEKAIEMLTGLNCGACGFSSCESFARALSESKEVRCPMLDSDKMSKLCNILGTKGVESTLKRAVVLCKGTDKDKKFYARYRGIESCHAASLNAAYQGCSYGCLGFGDCSKVCPVSAISIKDGLAIIDINRCIGCGLCIKECSRGIITLVDYNGKFIVYVACSNKDSALEVKEVCKVGCIGCNLCVKLLSEGSFKIEDNLARVSCGGNGLDREEEYKKVIDKCPTHTIEIEYSKKRAGI; this comes from the coding sequence ATGATTTTAGCTTCGATTACAATGCTCTCTATAGCGGTATTTTTTGCTTTTATTGTCTGGTTAGTCTATAAAAGATTTTGGATTAAGATTAACCCTGAACTAGAGAAAGCCATAGAGATGCTTACTGGTTTAAATTGCGGTGCCTGCGGTTTCTCCAGTTGTGAAAGTTTTGCCAGAGCTCTCTCTGAAAGTAAAGAGGTGCGATGTCCAATGCTTGATAGTGACAAGATGTCAAAACTCTGTAATATATTAGGAACTAAGGGCGTTGAATCAACTCTTAAGAGAGCCGTAGTGCTTTGCAAGGGTACTGATAAAGATAAGAAGTTTTATGCTCGGTATAGAGGGATAGAGAGTTGCCATGCTGCAAGTCTCAATGCTGCTTATCAGGGATGTAGTTATGGCTGCCTTGGTTTTGGCGATTGCAGCAAGGTCTGCCCTGTATCTGCAATATCGATAAAAGATGGTCTTGCTATTATTGATATAAACAGATGTATCGGTTGCGGACTCTGTATCAAAGAATGTTCCAGGGGTATTATTACACTTGTTGATTATAACGGAAAGTTTATTGTTTATGTAGCCTGTTCTAATAAAGATAGCGCTTTAGAAGTTAAGGAGGTTTGCAAGGTTGGCTGTATTGGCTGTAATCTATGTGTTAAGTTGTTATCTGAGGGTAGTTTTAAGATAGAAGATAACCTTGCCAGGGTGAGTTGTGGCGGTAACGGTTTGGATAGAGAGGAAGAGTATAAAAAAGTGATAGATAAGTGCCCTACGCATACTATAGAGATAGAATATTCAAAAAAGAGAGCAGGGATTTAA
- a CDS encoding DUF456 domain-containing protein, whose amino-acid sequence MEALITVFFLILVLISLLFTLFGNFGNLLILVFSFIYSALTSFEIILPKVLLALALIYLTGELFEYIFIILGVRISGATKRAGWGAIIGGLVAVAVSLAFLGAGFIPLTIAGVFLGAFIVELKEKKDIFKALRAGLGSFLGRLGAVVFKLILGILMICIIVGHILSYLNII is encoded by the coding sequence ATGGAAGCATTAATCACAGTATTTTTTTTAATTTTGGTTTTAATTTCCCTTCTGTTTACTCTCTTTGGAAATTTTGGCAACCTGTTGATTTTGGTATTCTCTTTCATCTATTCTGCCCTAACAAGTTTTGAGATAATACTGCCCAAGGTTCTTCTGGCCCTGGCTTTGATATATCTAACAGGTGAGCTGTTTGAATATATATTTATAATACTTGGAGTTAGAATCTCAGGGGCTACCAAGAGGGCCGGCTGGGGGGCTATTATAGGCGGTTTAGTAGCGGTTGCTGTCTCACTTGCATTTTTGGGCGCAGGTTTTATTCCTTTGACAATAGCAGGAGTCTTCCTTGGGGCTTTCATTGTTGAACTTAAAGAGAAGAAAGATATATTTAAGGCTCTACGTGCAGGGTTAGGCTCTTTTCTGGGCAGGCTTGGAGCAGTAGTATTTAAGCTGATACTGGGTATTTTAATGATCTGTATCATAGTAGGTCATATCTTAAGTTACTTAAATATAATTTAA
- a CDS encoding response regulator gives MNKILIIEDEPEQIKLISIRLKANGYDIISASTAQEGLRIAEEEKPDLILLDILLPDMSGLEVAESLKSDITTKDIPIIAITAVGTLDIEEQCKEAGISGFLRKPYESQDLIDKIKKQLEA, from the coding sequence ATGAACAAGATTCTTATTATTGAAGATGAACCCGAGCAAATTAAATTAATATCTATAAGGCTTAAAGCTAATGGTTATGATATTATATCCGCATCTACAGCTCAAGAAGGATTGAGAATTGCAGAAGAAGAGAAGCCAGATTTAATACTTTTAGATATTCTTCTCCCGGATATGAGCGGTTTAGAAGTTGCAGAGAGTCTAAAATCAGATATTACAACAAAAGATATCCCTATAATAGCTATTACTGCAGTTGGTACTCTTGATATTGAAGAGCAATGCAAGGAGGCTGGAATATCTGGTTTTTTGCGTAAGCCTTATGAATCTCAAGATTTAATAGATAAAATTAAAAAACAATTGGAGGCATAG
- a CDS encoding response regulator: MKILIADDEKDLVFLLKMRLESVGFEIATAYDGIEALQKAHSESPDLIILDIMMPAGDGFRICEKLKSEEDTSSIPVIFLTAKTLDKDERKGLSIGAEYYFKKPFEAEDLIETINKVLKKPQQLREEIKHSKVWKLFLITDNIDVLQLLEPKLKEENFQYQIAQKREDILSKLNLFDPQLIVFDVYAKSIDALRFLEEMKDEESIKKAPFVLLAAPGDKGRLEDYKNIVQIIDIVENPYDILELIAVIKAHFK; encoded by the coding sequence ATGAAGATACTTATAGCTGATGATGAGAAGGATTTAGTATTTCTGCTTAAGATGCGCCTTGAATCGGTAGGATTTGAGATAGCAACAGCTTATGATGGTATTGAAGCACTGCAGAAAGCTCACAGCGAGAGTCCGGATTTAATCATATTGGATATTATGATGCCTGCAGGGGACGGTTTTAGGATATGTGAGAAGCTTAAGTCGGAAGAAGATACATCATCTATTCCGGTTATATTTCTTACAGCAAAGACCCTTGATAAAGATGAGAGAAAAGGTTTAAGTATAGGTGCAGAGTATTATTTTAAAAAGCCTTTTGAGGCGGAAGATTTGATTGAGACTATAAATAAAGTTTTAAAGAAACCCCAGCAGCTTAGAGAAGAGATTAAGCACTCAAAAGTCTGGAAACTATTTTTAATTACAGATAATATAGATGTATTACAATTGCTTGAGCCAAAACTAAAAGAGGAGAATTTTCAATATCAGATTGCTCAAAAGAGAGAAGATATTTTAAGTAAATTAAATCTTTTTGATCCCCAGCTGATAGTATTTGATGTTTATGCAAAGAGCATAGATGCTCTAAGGTTTTTAGAAGAAATGAAAGATGAAGAAAGTATTAAGAAGGCACCTTTTGTCTTGCTTGCAGCGCCTGGAGATAAGGGCAGGTTAGAAGATTATAAAAATATTGTTCAGATTATAGATATAGTTGAAAACCCTTATGATATCTTAGAGCTTATAGCTGTTATTAAAGCCCATTTTAAATAA
- a CDS encoding 3'-5' exonuclease, producing the protein MKCVVFDCETTGLSSYSGDKICEIGAIKLKGDKIIDKYWHLINPGRDISYAAYMVNKITPSMLRDAPTIGEILPSFLKFIEGNKLAAYNAGFDISFLNSALHDCGYKDIDSKEVVDIYILAKKMLPDLDKYPLWNVAKSLQLPVIATHRALADAQLTADVFLKLIEMGADKFLKRVYLDYTQKIKVIESAIRSKQSLKIRFANNSGNISEKNIVPYRIKELNGEEVLDFESEYPPNSIALHLIEEAVL; encoded by the coding sequence ATGAAATGTGTAGTTTTTGATTGTGAGACTACGGGTTTAAGTTCTTATTCAGGTGATAAAATCTGTGAGATTGGAGCGATTAAGTTAAAGGGTGATAAGATTATAGATAAATATTGGCATCTGATCAATCCCGGAAGAGATATATCTTATGCAGCTTATATGGTAAACAAGATAACTCCAAGCATGTTAAGAGATGCTCCAACAATAGGGGAGATACTGCCGTCATTTTTAAAGTTTATAGAAGGTAATAAGCTTGCTGCCTATAATGCAGGGTTTGATATCTCTTTTCTGAATTCGGCGCTCCATGACTGCGGTTATAAAGATATCGATTCCAAGGAAGTCGTAGATATTTATATTTTAGCAAAGAAGATGTTGCCTGATTTAGACAAGTATCCTCTTTGGAATGTAGCTAAAAGTCTCCAGTTGCCAGTTATTGCGACTCACCGTGCTTTAGCCGATGCTCAGCTTACTGCAGATGTTTTTTTAAAGCTGATTGAAATGGGGGCTGATAAGTTTTTAAAGAGAGTATATTTAGATTATACTCAGAAGATAAAGGTTATTGAAAGTGCAATACGCAGTAAGCAGTCTCTTAAGATTAGATTTGCCAACAACAGCGGTAATATTTCAGAAAAGAATATAGTGCCTTACAGAATAAAAGAGCTTAATGGAGAAGAGGTTTTGGATTTTGAATCTGAATATCCGCCTAACTCTATAGCTTTACACCTTATTGAGGAAGCGGTGTTATGA